In Desulfuromonadaceae bacterium, a single window of DNA contains:
- the pyrH gene encoding UMP kinase: MAQPVYKRILLKLSGEALAGTQGYGIDPEVIAGIAAEIREVVDFGVEVALVIGGGNIFRGVAAASKGMDRASADYMGMLATVMNSLAMQDALENAGVATRVQSAIEMQAVAEPYIRRRAVRHLEKGRVVIFGAGTGNPYFTTDTAASLRAMEINAEAILKATKVDGIYSADPTTHPDALRYESLTYLEVLRNGLQVMDATATSLCMDNNLPIVVFDLTRSGNIKKVVLGEAIGTIVKGE; the protein is encoded by the coding sequence ATGGCTCAGCCGGTATATAAAAGAATCCTGCTCAAACTCAGTGGCGAAGCGCTGGCCGGAACGCAGGGTTACGGGATTGATCCCGAAGTGATCGCGGGAATTGCCGCGGAGATTCGTGAAGTGGTCGATTTTGGTGTCGAAGTGGCACTGGTGATCGGCGGAGGCAATATTTTCCGTGGTGTGGCGGCTGCATCAAAAGGAATGGATCGGGCCAGTGCTGATTACATGGGCATGCTGGCTACCGTGATGAACAGCCTGGCAATGCAGGACGCGTTGGAGAACGCTGGTGTGGCGACGCGGGTACAGTCGGCCATCGAGATGCAGGCGGTCGCTGAGCCGTATATCCGGCGGCGGGCAGTACGTCATCTGGAAAAGGGACGGGTGGTTATTTTTGGGGCTGGAACCGGCAATCCCTACTTTACCACCGACACCGCTGCCAGCTTGCGTGCCATGGAGATCAATGCCGAAGCGATCCTCAAGGCGACCAAGGTTGACGGTATCTACAGTGCCGATCCGACAACCCACCCGGATGCCCTCCGCTATGAAAGTCTGACTTATCTGGAGGTTTTGCGCAACGGATTGCAAGTGATGGACGCCACAGCGACCTCGCTGTGTATGGATAATAATCTGCCGATTGTTGTATTTGATTTGACCCGGAGCGGGAATATCAAGAAAGTTGTCTTGGGTGAAGCTATCGGTACAATCGTCAAAGGAGAGTGA
- the frr gene encoding ribosome recycling factor yields MYNETLADSKRRMEKAVEALKKEMNKVRTGRATTSLLDNISVDYYGTPTPLNQVGTLSVPEPRMITIQPWEKNLIPAIEKAILRSDLGLNPNSDGQLIRISFPPLTEERRKEMAKVIKRMGEDAKVAVRNIRRDANESLKKMEKEKALSADDLKRGEKEVQDLTDRFIVKVDEVVSNKEAEVMEI; encoded by the coding sequence ATGTACAATGAAACGCTTGCCGACTCCAAACGAAGGATGGAGAAGGCGGTTGAAGCTCTGAAAAAAGAGATGAACAAGGTGCGCACCGGTCGGGCAACAACATCACTTCTTGACAATATCAGCGTCGATTACTATGGCACCCCGACCCCGCTGAATCAAGTCGGAACGTTATCCGTTCCGGAGCCGCGGATGATTACCATTCAGCCGTGGGAAAAGAACCTGATTCCTGCAATCGAAAAAGCGATTTTACGTTCTGATCTGGGCTTGAATCCGAATTCCGATGGTCAGTTGATCCGTATTTCGTTCCCGCCATTGACCGAAGAACGGCGTAAAGAAATGGCCAAGGTCATCAAACGGATGGGGGAAGATGCCAAGGTTGCGGTGCGGAATATTCGTCGCGATGCGAACGAAAGTCTGAAAAAAATGGAGAAAGAGAAGGCACTTTCCGCCGATGACCTGAAACGTGGTGAAAAGGAAGTCCAGGATTTAACGGATAGATTCATTGTCAAGGTTGATGAGGTTGTCAGTAATAAGGAAGCGGAGGTCATGGAGATCTGA